One genomic region from Gemmatimonadota bacterium encodes:
- the dnaE gene encoding DNA polymerase III subunit alpha: MSFVHLHCHSEYSLLDGANRIEDLIARALEFEQPALAITDHGNMHAAWEFQERAKKAGIKPILGMEAYVAPGDRRSRQRIESTGGGTSRSRAYYHLVLLAQNATGYKNLVKLSSLGYTEGFYSKPRVDRELLTRYSEGIVVSSACMAGEIATHLLADNWDAARETAAWYAELFKDRYYLEVQAHDSGDQALLNERVFKLAEEMGLPVVATNDAHFLRHDDHASHDVLLCIGLGKNVSDANRMHYDDGLYFKSADEMRERFPARGDVLENTLRIAEESGIEFKKKYHVPSFPLPKGVKSENELLVKLTEQGAHERYGDVLSEEVETRMRYELDVITKTGYAGYFLIVYDFIKAARDMGIPVGPGRGSAAGSLVAYALRITNVCPIKFDLLFERFLNPERVSMPDIDVDFCFERRGEVIDYVRQKYGRDSVGQIITFGTLKSRAAVKDVGRVLGFTPGETDALAKLIPNLPNYSLTVREAVEKIPEVKTLYTTDERYSELLDYAIALEGLSRHAGVHAAGVVIAPGPLDNYVPVCTQSSKGAGSQGDESIVVTQYDMNGLEKAGMLKMDFLGLTTLTIITDAVANVRARGREIPDLDDIPLDDKETYHMLRLGKTAGVFQFESPLATELVRSLRCDRFNDLVASNALMRPGPLDAGMHKVYIRRKRGEEPITYALPELEEFLNDTYGVITYQEQVMRISQKLAGISLAEADVLRKAVGKKDAELIRKELGKFIEKAVALGHDRKIINEIAAQIETFGRYGFNKSHAVAYSIISYQTAWLKTHFPAEFMAALLSSQIGDTDSVVKYINEAREIELEVLPPDVNESNYKFTVIADKKIRFGLGAIRNVGKSAIESILEARKAGPFTSLFDLCNRVDLRMCNKRVLEAMIHAGALDSLGGHRSQLVAALDTAIREASLAQEDVASGQVSMFGDALGATSKPAHQTTLPNVAPWPESERLANEKAILGFYTSGHPLEPFRAECELFSTHTVSDLGTWTGESMSLCCVITTIKRQTSKKTGAEFARLTIEDFSGSAEVLVFPEAWSVIHDQVKADVPVVMKGGYSRRDEGADNPTFIVESVTKLAEKRTNGQVAVAIALAPGMPLDPTVMRDVQEVVHAHPGTAPLELRWSDGNGGSARWRSRSLKLSADGVALKELRSLLGDGCVSVVLGT, from the coding sequence GTGTCCTTCGTTCATCTCCACTGCCACTCGGAATATTCCCTGCTCGATGGGGCGAACCGCATCGAGGACCTTATCGCCCGTGCGCTCGAGTTCGAGCAGCCTGCGCTGGCCATAACCGACCATGGGAACATGCATGCCGCCTGGGAATTCCAGGAGCGGGCCAAGAAGGCGGGCATCAAGCCCATACTCGGCATGGAGGCGTACGTAGCACCCGGCGACCGGCGGTCGAGACAACGCATTGAAAGTACAGGGGGAGGAACCTCCAGATCCCGGGCGTATTACCATCTGGTGTTGCTGGCGCAGAACGCGACCGGGTACAAGAATCTAGTCAAGCTGTCGTCGCTGGGTTACACGGAAGGCTTCTACTCCAAGCCGCGCGTGGATCGTGAGCTGCTGACGCGCTACAGCGAGGGGATAGTCGTATCGTCGGCGTGCATGGCGGGCGAGATTGCGACGCATCTTCTGGCGGACAACTGGGACGCGGCGCGCGAGACTGCTGCATGGTACGCGGAGCTGTTCAAGGACCGGTACTACCTGGAAGTGCAGGCGCACGACAGCGGCGACCAGGCTCTGCTCAACGAGCGCGTGTTCAAGCTCGCGGAAGAGATGGGACTGCCGGTGGTTGCGACCAACGACGCGCACTTTCTGCGGCACGACGACCACGCGTCGCACGACGTGCTGCTGTGCATCGGACTGGGCAAGAACGTGTCCGACGCGAACCGCATGCACTACGACGACGGGCTCTACTTCAAGAGCGCTGACGAGATGCGCGAGCGGTTTCCGGCGCGTGGCGACGTACTCGAGAATACGCTGCGCATCGCCGAGGAATCGGGGATCGAGTTCAAGAAGAAGTATCACGTGCCGTCGTTTCCGCTTCCGAAGGGAGTCAAGAGCGAGAACGAGCTGCTCGTGAAGCTCACTGAACAGGGTGCGCACGAGCGATACGGCGACGTACTGTCAGAAGAAGTCGAGACGCGCATGCGTTACGAGCTCGACGTCATAACGAAGACGGGGTACGCGGGCTACTTCCTGATCGTGTACGACTTCATCAAGGCCGCACGCGACATGGGGATCCCGGTTGGTCCGGGACGCGGATCCGCGGCGGGGTCGCTCGTCGCGTACGCACTCAGGATCACGAACGTCTGCCCGATCAAGTTCGACCTGCTGTTCGAGCGCTTTCTGAACCCGGAGCGCGTGTCGATGCCTGACATCGACGTCGACTTCTGCTTCGAGCGGCGCGGTGAAGTGATCGACTACGTGCGTCAGAAGTATGGGCGCGATTCCGTGGGGCAGATCATCACGTTCGGTACGCTCAAGTCACGTGCAGCTGTGAAGGACGTGGGACGCGTGCTGGGCTTCACGCCTGGCGAGACGGACGCACTCGCGAAGCTGATTCCGAATCTTCCCAACTATTCGCTGACGGTACGCGAGGCGGTCGAGAAGATTCCTGAAGTGAAGACGCTGTACACGACGGACGAGCGATACAGCGAGCTGCTCGACTACGCGATCGCACTCGAAGGTCTGTCCCGGCATGCCGGCGTGCACGCAGCGGGCGTCGTGATCGCGCCGGGTCCGCTGGACAACTACGTGCCTGTTTGCACGCAGTCATCGAAGGGCGCGGGGAGTCAGGGAGACGAGAGCATTGTCGTAACACAATACGACATGAACGGGCTCGAGAAGGCGGGGATGCTCAAGATGGACTTCCTCGGCCTCACGACGCTCACGATCATCACTGACGCTGTTGCAAACGTGCGCGCACGGGGGCGCGAGATCCCGGATCTGGACGACATTCCGCTGGACGACAAGGAGACGTATCACATGCTCCGGCTCGGGAAGACGGCGGGCGTGTTCCAGTTCGAATCTCCGCTTGCGACCGAGCTCGTGCGTTCATTGCGATGCGACCGCTTCAACGATCTGGTGGCATCGAATGCGCTGATGCGTCCCGGTCCGCTCGACGCGGGGATGCACAAGGTCTACATCCGTCGCAAGCGCGGTGAGGAGCCGATCACCTACGCGTTGCCGGAGCTCGAGGAGTTCCTGAACGACACGTACGGCGTGATCACGTATCAGGAACAGGTCATGCGTATCTCGCAGAAGCTCGCGGGAATCTCGCTGGCCGAAGCTGATGTGTTGCGCAAGGCGGTGGGCAAGAAGGATGCGGAGCTCATTCGGAAGGAGCTGGGCAAGTTCATCGAGAAGGCGGTTGCGCTGGGACATGATCGCAAGATCATCAACGAGATTGCGGCGCAGATCGAGACGTTTGGACGTTACGGCTTCAACAAATCGCACGCCGTGGCGTACTCGATCATCTCGTACCAGACCGCGTGGCTCAAAACGCACTTCCCCGCCGAGTTCATGGCGGCGCTCTTGTCGTCGCAGATCGGGGATACGGACAGCGTCGTCAAGTACATCAACGAAGCGAGAGAGATCGAGCTCGAGGTACTTCCGCCAGACGTGAACGAGTCGAATTACAAGTTCACGGTGATTGCCGACAAGAAGATACGCTTCGGGCTTGGCGCGATTCGCAACGTCGGCAAGAGCGCGATCGAATCCATTCTTGAAGCGCGTAAAGCGGGCCCGTTCACCTCGCTGTTCGACCTGTGCAATCGCGTCGATCTGCGCATGTGCAACAAGCGCGTGCTGGAAGCGATGATCCACGCGGGCGCGCTCGATTCGCTCGGCGGCCACCGCTCGCAGCTCGTGGCGGCGCTCGATACGGCGATTCGCGAAGCGTCGCTGGCGCAGGAAGACGTCGCCAGCGGTCAGGTGTCGATGTTCGGCGACGCACTCGGCGCAACGTCCAAGCCGGCGCATCAGACGACGCTGCCGAACGTGGCTCCGTGGCCCGAGAGCGAGCGACTCGCGAACGAGAAGGCTATACTCGGCTTCTACACGTCGGGACATCCGCTGGAGCCGTTCCGCGCGGAATGCGAGCTGTTCTCCACCCATACCGTCAGCGACCTGGGCACGTGGACAGGTGAGTCGATGTCGTTGTGTTGCGTGATCACGACGATCAAACGGCAGACGAGCAAGAAGACCGGTGCGGAATTCGCGCGTCTCACGATCGAGGATTTTTCGGGGTCGGCGGAAGTGCTCGTCTTTCCCGAGGCATGGAGCGTGATTCACGACCAGGTGAAGGCGGACGTGCCAGTCGTGATGAAGGGCGGCTATTCGAGACGCGACGAGGGGGCGGACAACCCCACCTTCATCGTCGAGTCGGTGACCAAGCTTGCGGAGAAGCGGACCAACGGGCAGGTGGCGGTGGCGATAGCGCTGGCGCCCGGGATGCCGCTGGATCCGACGGTAATGCGGGACGTGCAGGAAGTGGTGCACGCCCACCCCGGAACAGCTCCGCTGGAGCTGCGGTGGAGTGACGGCAACGGCGGCTCAGCGCGCTGGCGGTCGAGGTCGCTCAAGCTGTCAGCCGATGGCGTGGCCCTCAAGGAATTGAGATCGTTGCTCGGAGACGGGTGCGTTTCGGTAGTTTTAGGGACATAG
- the ricT gene encoding regulatory iron-sulfur-containing complex subunit RicT: MHLIEVAFRGNRKEFFGWEGETPPPARTAVIVEADRGEDLGTVHAIGELAAQRNSGCAHGCGEPVRKALRIATKRDVRQSESLQKANDDARQRAADKVRAANLQMKISDAEWQWDKKKLTLYFTAEKRVDFRNLVRDLAAAFRTRIELKQIGVRDEAKRLDGIGRCGRQYCSAAWLPELRPVNLGVAKDQRLSLNPSQISGACGRLMCCLRYEHEFYVETRRRFPKEGRIVMTTVGEEKVLTVDLFREAVTLRNAEGVLRTIPLEAFNGEVAGRPAPTPPPCDDDTDESSEEISPELMYTSEFAIPEPRLVILTETVETEVAPPAQTRKPERRRRGRRGGSGSGDGGSANGSGAPRPNDRKGPAKEG; encoded by the coding sequence ATGCATCTCATTGAAGTAGCGTTTCGCGGTAATCGGAAGGAGTTCTTTGGCTGGGAGGGTGAGACACCGCCTCCTGCTCGCACGGCGGTGATCGTTGAAGCGGATCGCGGTGAGGACCTGGGTACGGTGCACGCGATTGGCGAACTCGCGGCGCAGCGCAATTCCGGTTGCGCGCACGGTTGCGGCGAGCCGGTACGGAAGGCGCTGCGTATCGCAACCAAGCGTGACGTTCGGCAGAGCGAATCGCTTCAGAAGGCGAACGACGACGCACGACAGCGCGCCGCGGACAAGGTGCGCGCCGCGAATCTTCAGATGAAGATCTCGGACGCCGAGTGGCAGTGGGACAAGAAGAAGCTGACGTTGTATTTCACCGCCGAGAAGCGCGTCGATTTCCGGAATCTCGTGCGAGATCTGGCAGCGGCGTTCCGCACGCGCATCGAGCTCAAGCAGATCGGCGTGCGAGACGAGGCCAAGCGACTGGATGGCATTGGGCGCTGTGGCCGCCAGTATTGCTCCGCAGCGTGGCTGCCGGAGCTTCGACCGGTGAACCTGGGCGTGGCAAAGGATCAGCGGCTATCGCTCAATCCGTCGCAGATATCGGGCGCGTGCGGGCGTCTCATGTGTTGCCTGCGTTACGAGCACGAGTTCTATGTGGAGACGCGTCGGCGCTTTCCGAAGGAAGGACGCATCGTCATGACGACGGTGGGTGAGGAGAAGGTTCTGACCGTGGATCTGTTCCGCGAGGCCGTCACGCTGCGGAACGCGGAAGGTGTACTGCGGACCATTCCGCTGGAAGCGTTCAACGGCGAAGTCGCTGGTCGTCCGGCACCAACGCCGCCACCGTGCGACGACGACACCGACGAGTCATCGGAAGAGATATCCCCGGAGCTGATGTACACCTCGGAATTCGCGATTCCGGAGCCCCGACTGGTCATTCTTACCGAAACCGTCGAGACCGAGGTAGCTCCACCCGCGCAGACGCGGAAGCCTGAGCGTCGCCGTCGCGGCCGCCGGGGCGGAAGCGGAAGCGGCGATGGTGGGAGCGCCAACGGCTCCGGTGCGCCCAGGCCGAACGACAGAAAGGGGCCAGCGAAGGAAGGCTGA
- a CDS encoding acetyl-CoA carboxylase carboxyltransferase subunit alpha produces MATAATTMDFEKPIAELERKIDELKHAPGDRAVNVDDEIISLERKLSELRGDIYKNLTPIQRVQVARNVRRPFMLDYVARIFTDFVELHGDRAFRDDAAIVGGWARLDGETVMLVGHQRGHDTKENLRRNFGMPHPEGYRKALRLMKLAEKFHVPVLTFIDTPGAYPGLGAEERGQSEAIARNLLEMSQLQVPIIATVIGEGGSGGALALGVADRVLMMENAVYSVITVEGCAAILWKDGKSPEMRDRAANALRITSPDLLEMRVIDEIVPEPEGGAHANHEAAARSLAEVLNTNLEELRKLRPERLVRRRRQKYLRMGQWAE; encoded by the coding sequence ATGGCGACTGCAGCAACGACCATGGATTTCGAGAAGCCGATCGCGGAGCTCGAGCGCAAGATCGACGAGCTCAAGCACGCGCCGGGCGATCGTGCCGTGAACGTCGACGACGAGATCATCTCACTCGAGCGGAAGCTGAGCGAGCTACGTGGTGACATATACAAGAATCTGACTCCGATTCAGCGCGTGCAGGTCGCGCGCAATGTTCGGCGTCCGTTCATGCTGGATTACGTCGCGCGCATCTTCACCGACTTCGTAGAGCTGCACGGCGATCGCGCATTCCGCGACGACGCGGCAATCGTCGGTGGATGGGCACGCCTCGATGGCGAGACGGTGATGCTGGTGGGACATCAGCGCGGACATGACACCAAGGAAAATCTCCGGCGCAACTTCGGAATGCCGCATCCGGAGGGCTACCGAAAGGCGCTTCGCCTGATGAAGCTCGCGGAGAAGTTCCACGTTCCGGTCCTCACGTTCATCGATACGCCGGGTGCGTACCCGGGACTTGGTGCTGAAGAGCGCGGGCAGTCCGAGGCGATCGCGCGGAATCTTCTTGAGATGAGCCAGCTTCAGGTCCCGATCATCGCGACTGTGATAGGCGAGGGTGGCTCCGGCGGCGCGCTCGCGCTGGGCGTTGCGGACCGCGTGTTGATGATGGAGAACGCGGTCTACTCCGTCATCACTGTCGAAGGATGTGCCGCGATCCTCTGGAAGGACGGCAAATCTCCGGAGATGCGCGACCGTGCGGCGAACGCGCTGCGCATCACGTCGCCCGACCTGCTCGAGATGCGAGTGATCGACGAGATCGTGCCGGAGCCGGAAGGCGGAGCGCACGCAAACCACGAGGCCGCTGCGCGCTCGCTTGCCGAGGTGCTCAATACCAATCTGGAAGAGTTGCGCAAGCTGCGGCCTGAGCGGTTGGTGAGGCGACGCAGGCAGAAGTATCTGAGGATGGGACAGTGGGCAGAATGA